A part of Brassica rapa cultivar Chiifu-401-42 chromosome A05, CAAS_Brap_v3.01, whole genome shotgun sequence genomic DNA contains:
- the LOC103867605 gene encoding uncharacterized protein LOC103867605: MGLTSLEDNIKYKKRNNSHFMLVDGMSTLLTESAKNCESMDFHAFGLKWKFNIRLDLVKDYLSAYLTIADEKCTGSNWGVTCCFNLSVISQIGEFDICTASVFSFDSNHVSWGVSSLISQDMLKQKFIVNDKAVFCAEITGVVPLFLNVIINTFSPTMGTAERVKLMKVPRNNSRFTWKITQFSSFSGESHSSYEFTCGPRRWYLEMYPKGYLEGKGNSLSLFLHASDFVSKAPVEATSAIYKLRVLDQHKRNHHEINTAHRFTSNTRWGFNKFLELEELHKASNGFLVNDAIYIGVEFLSMATREYL, encoded by the exons ATGGGTCTAACGTCACTTGAAG acaacataaaatataagaaacgcAATAACAGTCACTTCATGTTGGTTGATGGAATGTCTACGCTACTGACTGAAAGTGCTAAGAACTGTGAGTCAATGGATTTCCATGCTTTTGGTCTCAAATG GAAGTTCAATATCCGCTTAGATCTTGTCAAGGACTACTTATCCGCTTATCTGACTATCGCCGATGAAAAGTGTACTGGTTCTAATTGGGGCGTCACCTGCTGTTTCAACCTCAGCGTAATCTCTCAGATTGGAGAATTTGATATATGCACGG CGTCAGTGTTCTCTTTCGACTCAAACCATGTATCATGGGGGGTAAGCAGCTTAATCTCACAAGATATGTTGAAGCAGAAGTTTATTGTGAACGATAAAGCGGTTTTCTGTGCCGAGATAACCGGAGTCGTACCATTGTTCCTCAATGTTATAATAAACACCTTCTCTCCAACCATGGGGACAGCAGAACGAGTTAAACTGATGAAGGTGCCTCGGAATAACTCTAGATTCACATGGAAGATCACTCAGTTTTCCTCCTTCAGTGGTGAAAGTCATTCGTCCTATGAGTTCACCTGTGGACCACGGAGATG GTACTTAGAGATGTACCCTAAAGGATACTTAGAGGGAAAAGGAAATTCGTTGTCTTTGTTTCTGCACGCGTCCGATTTTGTGAGCAAAGCTCCAGTGGAAGCAACATCGGCCATCTATAAACTGCGAGTGTTGGACCAACACAAGCGCAATCACCATGaaatta ATACCGCACATCGGTTTACCTCCAATACTCGCTGGGGCTTCAACAAGTTTTTGGAGCTAGAGGAACTCCACAAAGCTTCAAATGGATTTCTTGTGAACGATGCGATTTATATTGGGGTTGAGTTCTTATCTATGGCCACACGTGAGTATCTCTGA
- the LOC103867603 gene encoding uncharacterized protein LOC103867603 isoform X2, with protein MSTPDPNASVSLAAASETPMTQPSTVKTPSPQPPYRAIAPLHRQPQQSIHPHPFPVRRSNPVSGSPLQDPSALAYPGRGLPTRPGRQSPSTVADLSGGYPTLPVYAYQNGQSLDPMSQFMRAQYPQIQPASHLGSGHLKGVPHFLQPRVAHPPLTSILDNGGRKNSRNDVLVLIRKRKVRITEGASLYSLCRSWLRNGAHEGLQKQQSDTTVTCLPKPLPASDVVETSLPKDSVEEPNCVEEDKEDEESVKQLSDADLLKRHVDRAKKVRARLREERLKRIARYKARLALLLPPFGE; from the exons ATGTCCACTCCAGATCCCAACGCCTCCGTCTCTCTCGCCGCCGCATCTGAAACTCCGATGACACAACCCAGCACAGTCAAAACGCCGTCTCCTCAGCCGCCGTACAGAGCCATAGCTCCCCTTCACCGTCAACCTCAACAGAGTATCCACCCGCATCCCTTCCCGGTCAGACGATCTAATCCCGTTTCCGGTTCGCCTCTCCAAGACCCTTCAGCTCTTGCTTACCCGGGTCGTGGGTTACCGACCCGACCCGGAAGGCAGAGTCCGAGCACCGTCGCGGATCTATCGGGTGGGTATCCTACTCTGCCGGTTTATGCGTACCAAAACGGGCAGAGTTTGGATCCAATGAGTCAGTTCATGAGAGCTCAATATCCTCAGATCCAACCAGCTTCTCATCTCGGGTCGGGTCACTTGAAAGGAGTTCCTCACTTCTTACAACCTCGG GTTGCTCATCCTCCTCTTACTTCAATTCTAGACAATGGTGGGCGTAAAAACTCTAG AAACGACGTGCTGGTccttataagaaaaagaaag GTTAGAATAACGGAGGGAGCTTCTCTGTATTCGCTTTGTAGATCCTGGTTGAGAAATGGTGCTCATGAGGGACTTCAG AAGCAGCAAAGCGATACAACTGTGACATGTTTGCCAAAGCCTTTGCCCGCATCGGATGTGGTTGAGACTAGTTTGCCAAAAGATTCAGTTGAAGAACCAAATTGTgtagaagaagacaaagag GACGAGGAATCTGTGAAACAGTTGTCTGATGCTGATCTTTTGAAAAGACATGTGGACCGTGCTAAGAAAGTCCGAGCTCG atTAAGAGAAGAACGGTTGAAGAGGATTGCTAGGTACAAGGCAAGATTAGCTCTTCTTCTGCCACCGTTTGGAGAGTAA
- the LOC103867603 gene encoding uncharacterized protein LOC103867603 isoform X1 has protein sequence MSTPDPNASVSLAAASETPMTQPSTVKTPSPQPPYRAIAPLHRQPQQSIHPHPFPVRRSNPVSGSPLQDPSALAYPGRGLPTRPGRQSPSTVADLSGGYPTLPVYAYQNGQSLDPMSQFMRAQYPQIQPASHLGSGHLKGVPHFLQPRVAHPPLTSILDNGGRKNSRSRNDVLVLIRKRKVRITEGASLYSLCRSWLRNGAHEGLQKQQSDTTVTCLPKPLPASDVVETSLPKDSVEEPNCVEEDKEDEESVKQLSDADLLKRHVDRAKKVRARLREERLKRIARYKARLALLLPPFGE, from the exons ATGTCCACTCCAGATCCCAACGCCTCCGTCTCTCTCGCCGCCGCATCTGAAACTCCGATGACACAACCCAGCACAGTCAAAACGCCGTCTCCTCAGCCGCCGTACAGAGCCATAGCTCCCCTTCACCGTCAACCTCAACAGAGTATCCACCCGCATCCCTTCCCGGTCAGACGATCTAATCCCGTTTCCGGTTCGCCTCTCCAAGACCCTTCAGCTCTTGCTTACCCGGGTCGTGGGTTACCGACCCGACCCGGAAGGCAGAGTCCGAGCACCGTCGCGGATCTATCGGGTGGGTATCCTACTCTGCCGGTTTATGCGTACCAAAACGGGCAGAGTTTGGATCCAATGAGTCAGTTCATGAGAGCTCAATATCCTCAGATCCAACCAGCTTCTCATCTCGGGTCGGGTCACTTGAAAGGAGTTCCTCACTTCTTACAACCTCGG GTTGCTCATCCTCCTCTTACTTCAATTCTAGACAATGGTGGGCGTAAAAACTCTAG AAGCAGAAACGACGTGCTGGTccttataagaaaaagaaag GTTAGAATAACGGAGGGAGCTTCTCTGTATTCGCTTTGTAGATCCTGGTTGAGAAATGGTGCTCATGAGGGACTTCAG AAGCAGCAAAGCGATACAACTGTGACATGTTTGCCAAAGCCTTTGCCCGCATCGGATGTGGTTGAGACTAGTTTGCCAAAAGATTCAGTTGAAGAACCAAATTGTgtagaagaagacaaagag GACGAGGAATCTGTGAAACAGTTGTCTGATGCTGATCTTTTGAAAAGACATGTGGACCGTGCTAAGAAAGTCCGAGCTCG atTAAGAGAAGAACGGTTGAAGAGGATTGCTAGGTACAAGGCAAGATTAGCTCTTCTTCTGCCACCGTTTGGAGAGTAA
- the LOC103867601 gene encoding probable serine/threonine-protein kinase DDB_G0276461 translates to MWKFKPFAQKEPAGLEGRYLEIGSLKVQVRNVIAEGGFSSVYLAQDTTHPSKQYALKHMICNDEESLELVMKEISVLKSLKGHPNVVTLYAHGILDMGRGKKEALLAMEFCGKSLVEVLESRGGGAGYFEEKQVLASFRDVCNAVFAMHCQYPRIAHRDLKAENLLLSSDGQWKLCDFGSVSTNHKVFERAEEMGIEEDNIRKHTTPGYRAPEMWDLFRREVISEKVDIWALGCLLFRICYFKNAFDGESKLQILNGNYRIPESPKYSTSVTDLIKDMLQGSPDERPDITQIWFRVNELLPVNLQKSLPDQPPEMGSSKSASNSSPAPRRSPPPSSGEPASSGGLLGAFWATQHAKTSVVTEDNKGMPIFDEPNSHNSHHSNKPSPAATNNRSRVSKDDAFNSFIADFDTAKLDNGNKPAKEVALEAEVERLKEELKRTKSEKAEITAKFEKLSVICRSQRQELQDLKQTLASKTVTSSPSRDSPGMRSTSSTPSRDKGNNNSNNESVRSKSKTASLAPAPASQGFEPWGFETESFRAASQSSGSASTTAQRSVSFGSSSQRLGNTKMRENQKAAQPAGWAGF, encoded by the exons ATGTGGAAGTTCAAACCATTTGCTCAGAAAGAGCCCGCGGGTCTCGAAGGTCGATACCTCGAGATAGGAAGCCTTAAAGTCCAGGTTCGAAACGTCATTGCGGAAGGAGGTTTCTCCAGCGTTTACTTAGCTCAAGACACAACTCACCCCTCAAAGCAGTACGCTTTAAAGCACATGATATGCAACGACGAGGAGTCTCTCGAGCTCGTGATGAAAGAGATCTCGGTTCTGAAGTCTCTGAAAGGGCATCCGAACGTGGTCACGCTTTACGCACATGGGATCTTGGATATGGGGAGGGGTAAGAAAGAAGCGCTTTTGGCTATGGAGTTTTGCGGTAAGTCTCTTGTGGAAGTGCTTGAGAGCAGAGGCGGTGGTGCTGGTTACTTTGAAGAGAAGCAAGTGCTTGCGAGTTTTAGAGATGTGTGTAACGCTGTCTTTGCAATGCATTGTCAGTACCCGCGCATTGCTCACAG AGACTTGAAGGCAGAGAATCTGCTACTTAGTTCAGATGGACAGTGGAAGTTATGCGACTTCGGAAGCGTTTCAACAAACCACAAAGTATTCGAAAGAGCAGAAGAGATGGGTATTGAAGAAGACAATATTAGGAAACACACAACACCAGGATACAGAGCTCCAGAG ATGTGGGATCTCTTTCGAAGGGAGGTGATAAGCGAGAAGGTTGATATATGG GCTCTTGGATGTCTTTTATTTCGGATATGTTATTTCAAGAATGCATTTGATGGAGAATCAAAGCTTCAGATTCTAAACGGGAACTATCGTATACCAGAATCACCCAAGTACAGCACATCTGTTACTGATCTCATCAAAGACATGCTTCAAGGTTCACCTGATGAACGACCAGATATCACACAG ATTTGGTTTCGTGTCAACGAGCTACTTCCTGTTAATTTACAAAAGTCATTACCTGATCAACCACCTGAAATGGGTTCATCAAAGTCAGCAAGCAACTCTTCTCCAGCACCTCGTAGAAGTCCACCACCATCATCTGGAGAGCCAGCTAGTAGTGGAGGACTGCTCGGTGCCTTTTGGGCGACTCAGCATGCTAAAACCTCAGTTGTAACAGAAGACAACAAAGGCATGCCTATATTTGATGAACCAAACAGCCACAACAGTCATCATTCCAACAAGCCTAGTCCTGCTGCAACCAATAACAGGTCAAGAGTGTCGAAGGACGACGCTTTTAACTCCTTTATTGCTGATTTCGACACCGCGAAGCTCGATAATGGTAATAAACCTGCGAAGGAAGTGGCGTTGGAGGCTGAGGTAGAGAGGTTAAAAGAAGAGTTGAAGCGAACAAAGTCAGAGAAGGCTGAGATTACGGCTAAGTTTGAAAAGCTTTCTGTTATCTGCAGATCGCAGAGGCAAGAGTTGCAGGATCTCAAGCAAACACTTGCTTCCAAAACTGTGACGTCATCACCGAGCAGAGACTCTCCAGGGATGCGTTCCACTTCATCAACTCCATCG AGAGATAAGGGTAACAACAATAGCAACAATGAGTCAGTGAGAAGCAAAAGCAAAACAGCTTCTTTGGCTCCTGCTCCGGCAAGCCAAGGTTTTGAGCCATGGGGTTTCGAGACAGAGTCCTTCAGAGCTGCTTCACAGTCTTCAGGTTCTGCTTCTACAACAGCGCAAAGATCTGTAAGTTTTGGGAGTAGTTCACAGAGATTAGGGAACACAAAGATGAGAGAGAACCAGAAAGCTGCTCAACCTGCTGGATGGGCTGGCTTCTAA
- the LOC103867598 gene encoding beta-glucosidase 33: protein MATTSLTLYLGVLALTSTLSFNAEARPQPSDEDLGIVIGPNTGLDDDLGIVIGPHVSEDSDMVGPHTNLDDEELGTIIGPEFEIHKHDFPKDFIFGTAVSAFQVEGAKKGSGRGLTRWDEFTHMFPDKVEHGDDADIGVDFYTRYKDDIRLMKELKTNGFRFSISWTRVLPNGSVRKGVNKEGVKFYNDLIDELIANEIQPSITLFHWESPFALEMEYGGFVDERIVEDFREFAKFCFENFGDRVKNWATFNEPSVYSVAGYSKGKKAPGRCSPFEVLKCPSGDSSEEPYKVTHNQILSHLAAVEEFRKCVKCQENGGKIGIVLVSHWYEPKDPNSSKDVEYARRALEYQLGWFLRPLTYGHYPAVMQKDVNIRLPEFTEEESEKLKKSLDFVGLNYYGAFFTTPLTNTNSSELSYTNDLGAKISPEQNHSPHLKTTSMGIVIYPAGLMNLLRHIQDEYKNPEIYIMENGMDEIDNGTKTLAEATNDYGRKEFIKSHILIMGKAIRLHNVRLKGYFIWSLMDNFEWERGYKMRFGLYYVDFNDNLKRHMRSSGKWLSEFLDSKESLHKCYFEGHREKGYAPKLFDTEYLDPDNWRLSYASDI, encoded by the exons ATGGCTACCACTAGTCTCACTTTATACCTTGGGGTCTTAGCCCTAACGAGTACCCTTAGCTTCAACGCTGAAGCTAGGCCTCAACCAAGCGACGAGGATCTCGGTATTGTCATTGGACCTAACACTGGGTTGGATGACGATCTTGGCATCGTTATTGGACCGCATGTGAGCGAAGACTCGGACATGGTTGGACCGCACACCAACCTAGACGATGAAGAACTGGGCACCATCATTGGACCCGAGTTCGAGATCCACAAGCATGATTTCCCCAAAGATTTCATCTTTGGAACAGCCGTTTCCGCATTTCAG GTTGAAGGTGCTAAAAAAGGATCTGGGAGAGGCTTGACAAGATGGGATGAATTTACACACATGTTTCCTG ACAAGGTTGAACACGGGGATGATGCAGATATCGGAGTCGACTTCTATACCCGTTACAAG GATGATATAAGATTAATGAAGGAATTGAAAACGAATGGGTTCAGATTTTCAATCTCATGGACCAGAGTGTTGCCTA ATGGAAGTGTAAGGAAAGGTGTAAACAAGGAGGGGGTGAAGTTCTACAACGATCTTATAGATGAACTTATAGCCAATG AGATCCAGCCTTCTATTACTCTCTTTCACTGGGAATCTCCATTCGCTCTAGAAATGGAATATGGTGGTTTTGTAGACGAAAGAATTGT AGAGGATTTCCGGGAGTTTGCGAAATTCTGCTTTGAGAATTTCGGAGATAGGGTGAAGAACTGGGCAACATTTAACGAGCCATCGGTATATAGTGTTGCTGGTTATTCAAAAGGCAAGAAAGCGCCAGGACGGTGCTCTCCATTTGAAGTCCTCAAATGTCCTTCAGGAGATTCCTCCGAAGAGCCTTACAAAGTTACTCATAACCAGATCCTTTCTCATCTTGCTGCTGTTGAAGAATTTCGAAAATGTGTCAAG TGCCAAGAGAACGGAGGAAAGATTGGAATAGTGTTGGTATCTCACTGGTACGAGCCTAAAGATCCAAATTCTAGTAAAGATGTTGAGTACGCAAGACGAGCCCTCGAGTACCAACTCGGATG GTTTCTTCGTCCTCTCACGTATGGACATTATCCAGCGGTAATGCAAAAAGATGTAAACATCCGATTGCCTGAATTTACCGAAGAAGAATCAGAGAAACTAAAAAAATCTTTGGACTTTGTCGGATTAAATTACTATGGTGCATTTTTCACTACCCCTCTCACCAATACCAATTCGTCGGAGCTTAGTTATACCAACGACTTAGGCGCAAAAATATCAC CTGAGCAAAACCATTCACCACATCTCAAG ACAACTTCAATGGGGATAGTGATATATCCAGCGGGTTTGATGAATCTCTTGAGACATATCCAAGACGAATACAAGAATCCAGAGATTTACATTATGGAGAATG GGATGGACGAAATCGACAACGGAACCAAGACCTTAGCCGAAGCCACAAACGACTACGGGAGAAAAGAGTTTATCAAGAGTCACATCTTAATCATGGGTAAAGCCATCag GCTGCACAATGTGAGGTTAAAGGGTTACTTCATATGGTCGTTAATGGACAACTTCGAATGGGAGAGAGGGTATAAAATGAGGTTTGGGCTCTATTACGTAGATTTCAATGATAACTTGAAACGACACATGAGGTCATCTGGAAAGTGGCTAAGCGAGTTTCTTGATTCGAAAGAGTCTCTTCACAAATGCTACTTCGAAGGCCATCGAGAGAAAGGATATGCTCCCAAGCTGTTCGACACTGAGTATTTGGATCCTGATAACTGGCGTCTAAGCTATGCGAGCGATATCTGA
- the LOC103867597 gene encoding protein RALF-like 17, protein MAAAREFIICCLLSLLLCTSFMRVVSSVADVSRGGCGGGDGSLRDDNERCLEEVKDDDDDDVDNVYKVINKMRIYA, encoded by the coding sequence ATGGCTGCAGCTAGAGAGTTTATCATATGTTGCCTCTTATCACTTCTTTTGTGCACTTCTTTCATGCGAGTCGTGTCTAGTGTTGCGGACGTCAGCAGAGGAGGATGTGGCGGCGGCGATGGAAGTCTCCGGGACGATAATGAGCGGTGTTTGGAGGAGGTCaaagatgacgatgatgatgacgtGGATAATGTTTACAAAGTGATTAACAAGATGAGGATATATGCTTGA